The region TACATGCTAACTAtccaacatttattgacttgattattcacgtcattcttagctcAGCGGGATAGTTGTTGTGcgttcaatggacattgttaattaagtgcattcgtaaattcactctggctatctactccgatttcagaacaCTCYAGTCTGATTGtgccagtgtgcgctctgaacgctccgagaacaaaacgctctgaatttacgaacacccaGAGCGCAcgctggcactccagattgaatttacaaacacacccaaaGTCATAAGATGTCRAGCTAGTAATTTGTTActctaacaagctagcaagaggttgcatagcaacataATCAACTTCAGGTAGACAGGCGTagcgctagtacgctcaactgaaaggataacAGTATACTAAAATMaactaatagtatatagtcattacgtatgtagtatacagtatgggtattcgaacacagctctggTGTTAATAACAGTAGTGTGAACCCTGGTGGTAATAACAGTAGTGATAGCCAGTGAGGAGCTTGCCCTAACCTTGACCAGTTTGCGTAGCTGGTCCTCGGCCATGCGGCGGGCAGTCGAGCGAGGGATGTCGCTAGAGATCTTCACATCCTTCATGGCCTGGATGTAGGAGTGGAAGTTGGTACGGGTGGTGGTCTGGGCTGGACTGATGTCCACCACCACCAACCTCTCCACCAGGCCAGGCTACCGGGAGATATATGGGGAAAGGAAGGAAAAGGGGGTgattggggggagggggagagcgaTGAAGAGACAggtagaaggagggagagaaaaggaagagggagaagagaggaagaaattaGTTCTGCCTTCTCTATACAATGGGAAAGTGTGACCACTTCAGTTTCTAAAATCTTCTTAAGAGGCATAGAGTAGAAGTAAATTCACCCACGAATGTGAATTTCATTTTATATACCGTATACAGTgagtttggaaagtattcatactgaCTTTTTCCCAACATTGTTACATTagagccttactctaaaattgatcgTTTTTCCTCAATCAACACCCRgtgacaaaacgaaaacaggtttttcgaaatttttGCAAACTTCAAAatcaaacagaaacaccttatttacataagtatttagacccattgctatgagactcaaaattgatttcaggtgcatcctgtttccattgatcatccttgagatttctacaacttgattcaattgattggacatgatttggaaaggtacacacctgtctatttaaagtcccacagttgacagtgcaaaaaccaagccatgaggttgaaggaattgtccatagagctccgagacagatctggggaagggtaccaaaacatttctgcagcattgaaggtccccaagaacYcagtggcctccatcattcttaactggaagaagtttggaatcaccaagactcctcctagtgctggctgcctggccaaactgagcaatcaggggagaagggccttagtcagggaggtgaccaagaacctgatgatcactgacagagctccagagttcctctgtggagatgggagaaacttccagaaggacaaccatctgcagcactccaccaatcaggcctttatggtagagtggccagacagaagccactcgtcagtaaaaggcacatgatagcctgcttggagtttgccaaaagacacgtaaaggactctgaccatgagaaacaagattctctggcctgatgaaaccaaaatgtgCAGCGACTCTScccatccaacctgacagagcttgagaggatctgcagagaagaacgggagaaactccccaaataccggtgctccaagcttgtagcgtcatacccaagaagactcaagactttaaattgctgccaaaggtgcttcagacAACTGAGagaagcgtctgaatacttatgtaaatgtgtatttaatttttttgcataaaaaaaattgattttcagaaatgttggcaaatgaatttttgctttgtcagtacgaggtactgtgtgtagattgatgaggaataaggctgtaaagtttttaaaaaatgggtccgaatactttccgaatgcactgtatatcctaaATGACTGCGTTTCCGTGAATTTGATGATATAATCTCAAAGTGCATTCAAAAAAAGTATTGGGACTGGATCCAGGAAGTAAGGCGAGATGGGCAGTCACTTTCCCATGGTACAGTGCAGCAGTAATCATTGCAGGTTTCTAATGTAATTAGTGCAGCTTCAAGCGGCACAGAGACCACAGTGTAGTAYGGATTCATATTGATGTTCCGGGGTCGTTCGTTTGTTCACCTGCGACAGGGCCGTAGTCATGGCGACCTTGCCCCCCATGCTGTGGCCAATCAGGACGCACTTCCCGATGTGCAGCTGGGCGAGCAAGTGCGTCAAGTCATTGGTCATCGCCTCATAGGTCAGATCGGCGCTGTGTGTGCTGGTACCGTGGTTACGGGCGTCGACCGTCAGCACCTGACTGGACAAAGGACAGTTAGGACActagggaggggtggagaggagggagatggaggggaggagaagagggagggcacAGGGCTATAGGCTAGATAGAAGACTACAGTCCAGTCCTCTGTGATCACTCATTGAAAGTAAGGACAGTAGGGTTTCATTGgggtgagaagagagggagagtagggtgAGATCAGAGGGAGAGTAGGGTGAGATCAGAGGGAGagtagggtgagaggagagggagagtagggtgagaggagagggagagtagggtgagaggagagggagagtagggtgagaggagaagggagagtagggtgagaggagaagggagacgtagggtgagaggagagggaggtagggtgagaggagagggagcgtagggtgagaggaagagggagagtagggtgagaggagagggagagtagggtgaagagagagggagagtagggtgagaggagagggagagtaggtgagaggagagggagagtagggtgagaggagaggagagttaagggtgaagaggaggagggagcgtagggtgagaggagagggagcgtagggtgagaggagagggagagtaggggtgagaggagtagggagagtagggtgagaggagagggagagtagggtgagaggagagggagagtagggtgagaggagagggagagtagggtgagaggagaggggagagtagggtgagaggagagggagagtaagggtgagaggagagggagagtagggtgagagggagagaggagagtagggtgagaggagaggagagggagagtagggtgagaggagagggagagtagggtgagaggagagggagagtagggtgagaaggagagggagagtagggtgagaggagagggagagtagggtgaggtgagagggagagtagaAGTAGGGTGAGGTGAGAGGGGGAGCgtagggtgggaggagggggaagcgtagggtgggaggagggggagcgtagggtgggaggagggggagcgtagggtgggaggagggggagcgtagggtgggaggagggggagcgtagggtgggaggaggggagcgtagggtgggaggagggggagcgtagggtgggaggagggggagcgtagggtgggaggagggggagcgtagggtgggaggagggggagcgtagggtgggaggagggggagcgtagggtgggaggagggggagcgtagggtgggaggagggggagcgtagggtgggaggagggggagcGTAGGGTTGGAGGAGGGTACAGGCCATAATCCTGTTGGTATTAATTTCTTACTGGCACTGAACTGCATTACGGTCACTGATTGGTACACATATCTGGTTTCACAACCCTCACCAAATAGAAAGCATGAATAAAACAGCCACACTCGAAGACCAGAGTGGTGCATAACTGTATGTGAGAGAATAACTGAGCCTTATCAGCATGGTTTCAGATCAATTCTATACACTAAATTCCGATTTATTATTTACCTGGTTGTTTAGAGAGAAAGATATCAGTTAAGACCAAGGCATACATAGCCTAGTGTATCCCCCCTCCTCGTGTGTTAGCCATCCTGGATTTACAATCTTTAACATTAACATGTGTTGCTCTTTGTGATAAAtaattgtacatttacattttagtcgctcttatccagagcgacttagatgagcaattagggttaagtgccttgctcaacaaCACATTGACcaattttcacctagtcggctcggggattcgaccaAGGAACTCCTTTAggttacctgcccaacgctcttaaccactaggctacctgccgcccatgtaATATTTCTGAAACAATTGTCTGCCTTGTGAGACTATGCGTTACCTTTCGGCCTGTCCTCTGCACCAGGGACTTGGCTATAGAGTGGAAGTTGGACTTGCTGCCAAACAGCCCATGGAGGAAGACCAGGGGGGTGCCGTCCCCTGTCCCGTCAAACACYTCATAGGTTAGGTTCACAGGGCTGCAACAGACAATAGAATAATACATTGTTAGAGTTaacatacacacaaaagtatgtgtaaatgccttcaaattagtggattcggctatttcagcaatacccgttgctgacaggtgtataaaatcgagcacacaaccatgcaatctccatagagaaacattggcagtagaatgaatttactgaagagctcaaagactttcaacgtggcactgtcataggatgccacctttccaacaagtcagttcgtcaaatttctgccctggtcaactaagcgctgttattgtgaagtggaaatgtctaggagcaacaacgactgaGCTGcaaattggtaggccacacaagctcactgaaCGGGACTGTCTAGTCCTGAAGAGCATAgctcatctgtcctcggttgcaacactcactaccgagttccaaactgcctttggaagcaacgcagcacaataactgttcttcgggagcttcataaaatgggtttccatggccgagcagcagcacagaagcctaagatagccatacacaatgccaagcgttggctggagtggtgtaaagctcaccgccattggactctggagcagtggaaacgtgttctctggcttaatgtacaaattacctcgactaacctgtacattgactcgggaacc is a window of Salvelinus sp. IW2-2015 linkage group LG5, ASM291031v2, whole genome shotgun sequence DNA encoding:
- the abhd11 gene encoding sn-1-specific diacylglycerol lipase ABHD11, producing the protein MSVFCSLLSRGLLCGRATCRFVTGQQDFSGGVLRMARAVGSTSPVNLTYEVFDGTGDGTPLVFLHGLFGSKSNFHSIAKSLVQRTGRKVLTVDARNHGTSTHSADLTYEAMTNDLTHLLAQLHIGKCVLIGHSMGGKVAMTTALSQPGLVERLVVVDISPAQTTTRTNFHSYIQAMKDVKISSDIPRSTARRMAEDQLRKLVKERSVRQFLLTNLVEQNGHYAWRVNLDAIAAHLDDIMSFPTFETTYEGPTLFLGGASSAYISSEDYPEIQRLFPCADIQYIPDASHWIHADKPLDFISSISSFLQP